The following are encoded in a window of Cydia strobilella chromosome 1, ilCydStro3.1, whole genome shotgun sequence genomic DNA:
- the LOC134755424 gene encoding transcription activator GAGA-like, whose protein sequence is MVNTQFALSWEAHKKNVCNGLSSLQQNGEFVDMTLAADGHMVKVHQIVMALASPYIKDLIASAQCPHPVIFLNRISYSTLCLILEYIYTGEVLVNSEDLNQLIEAGNELHIKGLEDMKMSQSASSNRTSVHYESNAQSQNEDEDVCFFEISDIPEKDSKYQIYTKNMNYEEKECILGTIDNVKSVDESFMELQEDMESNVVAMTDTDHKIDTVGSKNTGVMQYTVSNQGSLQMILNRYVYYLKHTNRNNSRQWRCVDYVTSMKCPAHVVTKDDVVVQRIAAHIHPFHDKKILKKVHAGSIFSAIHEAEKQGNALVGNKRAKLALATEDWSASVVNK, encoded by the exons atggTGAATACACAGTTTGCGTTATCATGGGAAGCTCACAAAAAGAATGTATGCAATGGTTTAAGTTCACTGCAACAG AATGGTGAATTTGTAGACATGACTTTAGCTGCAGATGGTCACATGGTGAAAGTGCACCAGATTGTCATGGCACTGGCTAGCCCCTACATCAAGGATCTTATAGCATCAGCACAGTGCCCTCATCCTGTCATATTCTTAAAT AGAATATCTTACTCAACATTATGCTTAATACTTGAGTACATATACACGGGGGAAGTGCTGGTGAACAGTGAGGACTTGAATCAACTCATAGAAGCTGGCAATGAATTACATATAAAGGGATTGGAAGACATG aaaatgaGCCAGTCTGCCTCCAGTAATCGGACCTCCGTTCACTATGAATCTAATGCACAATCACAAAATGAAGATGAAGATGTTTGTTTCTTTGAGATTAGTGATATACCAGAAAAAGATTCTAAGTACCAGATATATactaaaaatat GAATTATGAGGAAAAAGAATGTATTTTGGGCACAATAGATAATGTGAAGTCAGTAGACGAGTCCTTCATGGAGTTGCAAGAAGACATGGAAAGCAATGTTGTGGCAATGACAGATACGGATCACAAAATCGACACAGTTGGTAGTAAAA ATACCGGCGTTATGCAGTATACAGTGTCAAACCAGGGCAGCTTACAGATGATTCTGAACAGATACGTTTACTACCTGAAGCATACGAACCGTAACAACAGTAGGCAGTGGCGGTGTGTTGACTACGTCACGTCTATGAAGTGTCCGGCGCACGTGGTTACTAAAGACGACGTTGTTGTTCAAAG GATTGCTGCACATATTCATCCTTTCCACGACAAGAAAATCCTTAAGAAAGTTCACGCAGGTTCAATATTTTCCGCAATACATGAAGCAGAAAAACAAGGAAATGCACTAGTAGGTAATAAACGAGCAAAACTAGCACTTGCTACAGAAGATTGGAGTGCGAGTgtagtaaataaatga